The following is a genomic window from Saccopteryx bilineata isolate mSacBil1 chromosome 4, mSacBil1_pri_phased_curated, whole genome shotgun sequence.
GTCTTTGCCAACTGGATCATCCATCTATATGCCAATTAAGTTGCTCTCTTGGTGCCAATAGGTTGTCCATTCTAGGACCAATGGAACTTTCTATCTCTAAGCATATGGGACCATCCATCCATATTCCAGTAGAGCTAACTGTCTTGGTGCCAATGGAATTGTCCATCCCCTTAACAATGGGGTTGTTTATTCCAGCCACAGTGGGTCCACCAGTGGGGCCAACCATGCATGTACCAGTGGATGGTTCATTCTGAAGAAATGTCTTCCTCCTGTAATATACACATTACAGAGGCCTTGGTGATTGCCACGGTAGAATCCTGCAAAGATCCATGGGTAAACACTCTCCCATTTTGGCCTCTCAGTTAGGCCTTTGACTGTCTTTCATCCATTGTGTACTAACTTAAACTTGGAAAGGCTTGGGGGCCTTGAAGGCAGGAAATTCCTGGCCCTCTGCCCAGGTGATGCGAGCCATCTCCTCTGTTACAGGACTGACAGCTCCTTCAGCTTCATGGCATTCTTCTTCACCTTCATGGCCCAGATGGTCATCAGCATCATCCAGGCTGTGGGTATCCCAGGCTGGGGCGTCTGGTAAGAGACTGAAGTATCTGGGACTTACCCAGGGCTGGCATGGGTGGCACTTTGGCTATGTCTTTTGCTTACCTCTGTGTGCTAAGCTGCCTAGCCTGTGAGGACACCAGGAATTATAGGAAGTGTGAGAGGATTCAGGCTAGTATAGTAGAAACAGTCACAGCACCAATGGAGAAGGAGAATCTTACAGTGGTATATGGGAAAACCTGAGTGAAGGAAGCTTTATATCTGAGGAGCTTGTCTCCTAAGCCATGGGGAGGGTTTTTCCTGACCACTAATACAGACCCTTTGGGTATCAGAAATGGTCCCTTTGCATCCAAAGATATGGTCCCTCCATGTGACACTGATATGGTCCCTTGCTCTAGTATCTGGTGGGGTGGCTCCTGGGTAGCCCTTACCATGCTGGGCTGCCCCACAGCTGGCCTCTTCCTGCAGCGGCTGGATTGCCACCATCTCTTTCTTTGGAACAaatgttggctcagcagtggtgATGCTCATTCCCACCATCATGTTCACAGTCGTGGCTGTTTTTTCCTTCATCGCCCTCAGCATGGTACGTGGTTACCTCAAGGGTAAGAGGGTGGCTTTGGAAAGGGGCGGAAAGGGGCTGTGATCTATAACAGCCTATCTTCCAAAGGACAGGAGGACCTAGAGGTCTTCCTAGGGGCTCACTGTGGAATGTCTTGGTGGATTTTGCCCCTGATGTGCAGAGTATGGGTGGGAGAGAGGACTGACTTCTATAGTAAGTTGTCTCTGGCTTCCATGTCCTTTTTGGATGGCCTGCCTCTTCCCTTTGATTAACCTTTCCTGTGCTCCTCCTCCTACAGGTTCATAAATTCTACCGGGGCAGTGGGGGGAGCTTCAGCAAAGCTCAGGAGGAGTGGACCACGGGAGCGTGGAAGAACCCGCACATGCAGCAAGCAGCCCAGAATGCAGCTGTGGGGGCGGCCCAGGGTGCCATGAATCAGCCTCAGACTCAATATTCTGCCACCCCCAACTACACATACTCCAATGAGATGTGAGCCATCTGAGCCTACTGGAAgacagggctgggagctggggctCAAGCCACATAATTGTGGTGGTGACCAAGCAGGATTCCtacttcccttctctcctccccctttccttttctcctctcctctttgtACAAAGAATTATATATATCTTCTCTGCCCCTTTGGATTTTGCTCTGAGTATCCCAAGAACTATGGGCTGCACATGGAGCTGTCCCATGTGGTAGTAGCTGTGTCCACGTCCCTCGTGAAGTAATGTGCAGTGGAAGTCTCTGTTGTGGTGGTGCTAGATACATGTTTAGAACTAAACCAGCTCCCACCTTCCACCAGGCTACTCCCTCTAACCTTGGCCCAAGGACGCTTCATGGACCAGGGGGCATAACAGAGAGagccttgccccctccccaggctTATGAGCTGAAACTGTTTCCACTTTTGGTCTTATTGAGAAGCAACACTACGTATTTAATGCTcatggtggtggcgcagtggcgcagtggcggTGATTGTGGATGGGAGGGTGGGGACATGCAGGGAATCTTTACTTGCTCCTTCTGATTTGGGTCTCCTCCCGCTcaacctcctcccctccttttgtcCTACTGTCTCGTTCCCTGTGGTATCTTCTCTTGCCCagggtttctctcttccccttgtggcttttctttgttttccccaaGGTTGAGTGTCCCAGTTGTATCTCCTCCTGAAACTGATCCCAGTCCCAaatcaaggaggcagagagaggagctgAGCCTTGCCCCGATGTGGGAGGGCACACAGAGCTGCTCCCAGCACCCAACTCCCAGGGAACGGTGAGGCAGACTCATTTCCCTGCCTCTCAGAGTGTGGCAG
Proteins encoded in this region:
- the SCAMP5 gene encoding secretory carrier-associated membrane protein 5, which codes for MAEKVNNFPPLPKFIPLKPCFYQDFEADIPPQHLSMTKRLYYLWMLNSVTLAVNLVGCLAWLIGGGGATNFGLAFLWLILFTPCSYVCWFRPIYKAFKTDSSFSFMAFFFTFMAQMVISIIQAVGIPGWGVCGWIATISFFGTNVGSAVVMLIPTIMFTVVAVFSFIALSMVHKFYRGSGGSFSKAQEEWTTGAWKNPHMQQAAQNAAVGAAQGAMNQPQTQYSATPNYTYSNEM